The DNA segment CATTTTCGTATACTCCCATGCGTGATCTGAATGGGAATGTGTTTGCGATACTTTGTAGTGGTAGTAATGTGACAGAACTCGTTACTGAACGGCAAAAGAGAGAAGCTAAAGAACAGCAGATACATCAGGAAAGACAAAATTTTTATAAACTCCTGATGCAGTCGCCAGGAATCATGGGTGTACTAAAAGGTCCCGAACACAGATTTGAGCTAGCTAATACATTATTACAACAGGTAGTTGGGTTTAACAGAGATGTTTTGGGAAAAACTATTCGGGAGGCAGTACCCGAATTGGAGGCACAAGGTTTTGTTCAATTGCTGGATCAGGTTTATCAGACCGGAAAACCCGTAGTAGGCGAGGAACAACTGGTACAACTGGACAAACAGGGAAACGGTGAATTGGAAGATCGGTTCTTCAATTTTGTGTATCAGCCAATAAAAGATGAGGAAGGTCTATCAGAAGGCATTCTGGTACATGCAGTGGATGTTACGGAACAGGTAAGAACCCGAAAGGTGATAGAAGAAAGTGAACAACGCTTTCGTACGTTGATAGAAAATGCCAAAGATATCATTACACTGAATGATGCCAGAGGGTACTATACCTATGTTAGCCCGGCAATCAAATCCGTTATGGGTTATACAGAAGAAGAACTACTGGGAAAACCCTGGTTTCATTTCATTCATCCTGATCATATTCCTACACTCATTGCTGACAACTATCTGTTACGGCAACCAGGTCATTCGCTAACTTATCAACTTCGTTTTCAGCACAAAGATACCACATGGCATTGGGTAGAAACACAGATTACCAACATGACACATATTCCTTATATAGGAGCCTATGTGTGCAATTTTCAGGATATTACCTTACAAAGAAATGCACAGGAATTTCTGGAACAAAGCGAAGAACGTCTTCGTCAACTGGCGAATCTGGTACCACAAATTATCTGGACTGCGGCCACAGATGGAACAGTAGACTACTTCAATGATCGATGGTATGAATTCACCGGTTTTGAGCCTGATTCAACAGGAACTAGTTGGATTAACATTCTACATCCGGATGATGTTGAGCATTGCCTGGCTGCCTGGAAATATTCTATACAAACAGGACATTTCTATCAGGTAGAATATCGTTTTAAAGATCGGATACAGGGTGGATATCGTTGGTTTTTGGGTAAGGCCTTACCTATCAAAGATGCAGAAGGCACCATAATTCGTTGGTTTGGTTCCTGTACAGATATTGATGATCAAAAACAATGGACAGAAGAATTGGAGCGCCTGGTACAATTACGTACCGAAGAACTACAACGTTCCAATGACGACCTTCAGCAATTTGCCCACGTAACAAGCCATGATCTGAAAGAACCTTTGCGGAAAATAAGAGTATTCAACAGTTTGCTGATCAAAGAACTTGGAGATAATCTGTCTGATCAGGCAAAGTTATATCTTCAGAAGATGACCAGCGCTTCAGAACGAATGGACAGCATGATTACAGGAGTATTAAACTATTCAGGTTTGAATCAGTTAGAGCACACGCAGAGTGAAATTGATCTTAATCAGATATTGAAGGCAATTGAAAACGACCTGGAAGTAGTTATTTCTCAGAAAAATGCAGTTATTCATTATAGTAATCTCCCTGCTGTACAAGGATATGGAGTGTTATTACATCAGTTGTTTTATAATTTACTGAATAATGCTCTTAAATTTTCCAGGAAGGACACACCTCCCCAAATTGTTATACGATCACAGTATCTCTCACCAGATAAAATGGTCTCATTTTTACGTAGTGAATGTAAGGATATAATTGTACCAGACTCTGATCAGGAATATTATGTAATTGAAATAGAAGACAATGGAATTGGTTTTGAACCAAGTGAAGCCAAACAAATATTCAGAACATTTGCCCGCC comes from the Xanthocytophaga agilis genome and includes:
- a CDS encoding PAS domain S-box protein, with the translated sequence MSKELLTSGHSVSNGTDKDPLQEYYYLISQAPFEVAILRGRDFVIEMANDAALAVWNRSREEVIGLPILTALAHINIHVFYNILTEVYITGNPFTASEMPFTITQNNHTETQYVSFSYTPMRDLNGNVFAILCSGSNVTELVTERQKREAKEQQIHQERQNFYKLLMQSPGIMGVLKGPEHRFELANTLLQQVVGFNRDVLGKTIREAVPELEAQGFVQLLDQVYQTGKPVVGEEQLVQLDKQGNGELEDRFFNFVYQPIKDEEGLSEGILVHAVDVTEQVRTRKVIEESEQRFRTLIENAKDIITLNDARGYYTYVSPAIKSVMGYTEEELLGKPWFHFIHPDHIPTLIADNYLLRQPGHSLTYQLRFQHKDTTWHWVETQITNMTHIPYIGAYVCNFQDITLQRNAQEFLEQSEERLRQLANLVPQIIWTAATDGTVDYFNDRWYEFTGFEPDSTGTSWINILHPDDVEHCLAAWKYSIQTGHFYQVEYRFKDRIQGGYRWFLGKALPIKDAEGTIIRWFGSCTDIDDQKQWTEELERLVQLRTEELQRSNDDLQQFAHVTSHDLKEPLRKIRVFNSLLIKELGDNLSDQAKLYLQKMTSASERMDSMITGVLNYSGLNQLEHTQSEIDLNQILKAIENDLEVVISQKNAVIHYSNLPAVQGYGVLLHQLFYNLLNNALKFSRKDTPPQIVIRSQYLSPDKMVSFLRSECKDIIVPDSDQEYYVIEIEDNGIGFEPSEAKQIFRTFARLHSRDQYEGTGLGLALCKKIVERHNGFITANGKSGQGAVFYIFLPLERR